One genomic segment of Brassica napus cultivar Da-Ae chromosome A3, Da-Ae, whole genome shotgun sequence includes these proteins:
- the LOC125607248 gene encoding agamous-like MADS-box protein AGL18 translates to MGRGKIEIKKIENVNSRQVTFSKRRNRLIKKANELSFLCEVDKIVFSNTVKVYYFSSGRFQKIVPLNACNAPGAEDNGPAQNMTLPHKENAQQPPWDKRCCSQCRD, encoded by the exons ATGGGGAGAGGAAAAATAGAGATAAAGAAGATTGAGAATGTGAACAGTCGTCAAGTCACTTTCTCCAAGAGACGTAACAGGTTGATAAAAAAGGCGAACGAGCTTTCGTTTCTCTGTGAGGTCGATAAAATCGTCTTCTCCAACACCGTCAAGGTTTACTATTTCTCCAGCGGAAG GTTCCAGAAAATTGTTCCTCTTAACGCATGTAATGCACCTGGAGCTGAAGACAATGGTCCTGCCCAAAACATGACACTCCCTCATAAGGAAAACGCTCAACAGCCTCCCTGGGACAAGCGGTGCTGTTCCCAATGCAGAGATTGA